A window of Phyllopteryx taeniolatus isolate TA_2022b chromosome 19, UOR_Ptae_1.2, whole genome shotgun sequence contains these coding sequences:
- the ddit4 gene encoding DNA damage-inducible transcript 4 protein, with translation MHSSSASVQTGSSPPSPVDSSPRRLSWGNLVQKLTDSMESRSNNSSRSDLSDSVSEVSEEDLFYDPTEAAILKEVVQLIERSLREAKDSTCALRCAKLLIPDRLLERIGGELLHLAASEPCGLRGALVDLCVERGPQCESVAQLSADPYLVPTFQLTLVLRLESGGLWPKIQGLFSSRSPAGRRAIKLSTGFRVIKKKLYCSEELLIEEC, from the exons ATGCATTCGAGTTCCGCAAGCGTGCAAACTGGCAGCTCGCCCCCGTCTCCGGTGGACAGCAGCCCCAGGAGGCTGTCATGGGGCAATCTGGTGCAAAAGCTGACCGACAGCATGGAGTCCAGGtccaacaacagcagcaggagCGACCTTTCGGACTCCG TGTCCGAGGTGTCTGAGGAGGACCTCTTCTACGACCCCACGGAGGCGGCCATCCTGAAGGAGGTGGTGCAGCTGATCGAGCGCAGCCTACGCGAGGCCAAGGACTCGACGTGCGCCCTGCGCTGCGCCAAGCTCCTCATCCCCGACCGCCTCCTGGAGCGCATCGGGGGCGAGCTCCTGCACCTGGCGGCCAGCGAGCCGTGCGGCCTGCGCGGCGCCCTGGTGGACCTGTGCGTGGAGCGGGGGCCGCAGTGCGAGAGCGTGGCGCAGCTCTCCGCGGACCCCTACCTGGTGCCCACCTTTCAGCTGACTCTGGTGCTGAGGCTGGAGTCCGGCGGGCTGTGGCCTAAGATCCAAGGACTTTTTAGCTCCAGATCGCCGGCGGGGAGGCGAGCTATCAAGCTGAGCACCGGATTCCGCGTCATTAAGAAGAAACTGTACTGTTCCGAGGAGCTGCTGATTGAGGAATGTTGA
- the dnajb12b gene encoding dnaJ homolog subfamily B member 12b, which produces MEVNRDEAERCIDIAAAALGSEQPDKAKRFLEKAQRLFPTEKARVLLELISKNGFTPRQGAHADLNGDSGPRLRQNQSDRSRPEEKPADTSKSYTAEQVDAVRRIKQCKDFYEILGVQKDASEDELKRSYRKLALKFHPDKNHAPGATEAFKAIGNAYGVLSNANKRRQYDACGEERRHPSQQADANFDADISPEDLFNMFFGGGTPASSNQAHTNGRMRHQRPPRRERPRDGGLALFVQVIPILILVIVSALSQIMVKSPAYSLSYRPSAGHTQKRLTENLKVAYYVAEHFSKDVSDGNIKRLEQTVEDDYISNLRNNCWKEKQQKEGMLYRARYFGDTDLYQRAQRARTPSCAKLSEISASFHG; this is translated from the exons ATGGAGGTGAACCGGGATGAGGCGGAACGGTGCATCGACATCGCCGCCGCGGCGCTGGGCAGCGAGCAACCGGACAAGGCGAAGAGGTTCCTGGAGAAGGCCCAGAGGCTCTTCCCTACCGAGAAGGCGAGGG TGCTGCTGGAGCTCATCTCCAAGAATGGCTTCACGCCCAGACAAGGCGCACACGCGGACTTGAATGGAGACTCAGGACCTCGACTACGACAGAACCAAAGTGACCGTAGCAGACCCGAAGAGAAACCCGCAGATACCTCAAAGTCCTACACCGCAGAGCAGGTGGATGCTGTGCGAAG GATCAAGCAATGCAAAGACTTCTACGAGATCCTTGGCGTGCAGAAGGACGCGTCTGAGGACGAACTCAAAAGATCTTACCGCAAGCTGGCGTTAAAATTCCACCCGGATAAGAATCACGCTCCCGGTGCCACGGAGGCGTTTAAAG CTATTGGGAACGCGTACGGCGTGCTGAGCAATGCCAACAAACGACGACAGTACGATGCGTGCGGCGAGGAGCGGCGGCATCCTTCCCAACAGGCGGACGCAAACTTTGATGCGGATATTTCCCCCGAGGACCTTTTCAACATGTTCTTTGGAGGAGGAACCCCGGCGA GCAGTAACCAAGCGCACACAAATGGGAGGATGCGTCACCAGAGACCGCCAAGAAGAGAGCGACCGCGAGAC GGGGGCCTCGCCCTCTTCGTGCAGGTTATACCCATCCTCATTCTGGTTATTGTGTCGGCCCTCAGTCAAATCATGGTCAAGAGCCCCGCCTACAGCCTCAGCTATCGCCC GTCGGCGGGACACACGCAGAAGAGGCTGACGGAGAACCTGAAGGTGGCGTACTACGTGGCTGAGCACTTCTCCAAAGACGTCAGCGACGGGAATATAAAGCGCTTGGAGCAGACAGTGGAGGATGATTACATCTCCAACCTGCGCAACAACTGCTGGAAGGAGAAACAGCAAA AGGAAGGCATGTTGTACCGAGCACGCTATTTCGGTGACACGGATCTGTACCAGCGGGCGCAGAGAGCTCGGACGCCGAGCTGCGCCAAGCTGTCCGAGATCAGCGCCTCCTTTCACGGCTGA
- the scd gene encoding acyl-CoA desaturase has product MAEAEQQKQKQQQQQQQQQQQRPASSNDSPMEASCREDVFDHTYEEKQGPKPPRIVVWRNVILMTLLHIGAVYGVLLVPSASLPTLLWSMLCFLISALGVTAGAHRLWSHRSYKASLPLRIFLALANSMSFQNDIYEWARDHRVHHKYSETDADPHNAVRGFFFAHIGWLLVRKHPDVIEKGCKLELHDLLADKVVMFQRKHYKMSVLLFCFFMPMLVPWYFWGESLWVAYFVPALLRYTLVLNATWLVNSAAHMWGNRPYDQTINPRENKFVTFSAIGEGFHNYHHTFPYDYATSEFGCKFNLTTCFIDFMCFLGLAKDCKRVSHEMVLARAQRTGDCSYRSG; this is encoded by the exons ATGGCGGAGGCGGAGCAGCAAAAAcagaaacagcagcagcagcagcaacaacaacaacagcagcggCCCGCATCCAGCAACGACTCTCCGATGGAGGCCTCCTGCAGGGAAGACGTGTTCGACCACACGTACGAGGAGAAGCAAGGCCCCAAGCCGCCGAGGATCGTCGTGTGGAGGAACGTCATCCTCATGACCCTGTTGCATATAGGTGCCGTGTACGGCGTGCTCCTCGTCCCCAGCGCCTCGCTCCCCACGCTGCTCTGGT CCATGCTTTGCTTTTTGATAAGTGCTTTAGGAGTGACAGCAGGCGCTCACCGCCTGTGGAGTCACAGGTCCTACAAGGCCTCTCTACCTTTAAGGATCTTCCTGGCTCTGGCCAACTCCATGTCCTTTCAG AACGACATCTACGAGTGGGCCCGCGACCACAGGGTCCACCACAAGTACTCTGAGACGGACGCGGACCCGCACAACGCCGTGCGCGGCTTCTTCTTCGCCCACATCGGCTGGCTGCTGGTGCGCAAACACCCCGACGTGATCGAGAAGGGATGCAAGCTGGAGCTCCACGACCTGCTGGCCGACAAGGTGGTCATGTTTCAGAGGAA GCACTATAAGATGTCTGTGCTGCTCTTTTGCTTCTTCATGCCCATGTTGGTGCCTTGGTACTTTTGGGGCGAGTCACTGTGGGTTGCCTACTTCGTGCCGGCGCTGCTGCGCTACACGTTGGTGCTCAACGCCACCTGGCTTGTCAACAGCGCTGCGCATATGTGGGGAAACCGGCCGTACGACCAGACCATCAACCCCCGAGAGAACAAGTTTGTCACATTCAGCGCCATAG GCGAAGGATTCCACAACTACCACCACACATTCCCGTACGACTACGCCACCAGCGAGTTCGGCTGCAAGTTCAACCTGACCACCTGCTTCATCGACTTCATGTGCTTCCTGGGCCTCGCCAAGGACTGCAAGCGAGTGTCCCATGAGATGGTGCTGGCGCGAGCGCAGCGCACGGGTGACTGCAGCTACCGCAGtggctaa